In Triticum aestivum cultivar Chinese Spring chromosome 5B, IWGSC CS RefSeq v2.1, whole genome shotgun sequence, the following proteins share a genomic window:
- the LOC123116328 gene encoding uncharacterized protein, which translates to MSMHTNFGSLTSLVRSVEGGPMSRLIQDQCDLQLGFGAQKQQIYPSFEEHLRMASAGAPQFGNMGRHNPMPVHVPVPEPTLMLGYEPTLMLGYAPQFGSCPPVQLGWDLSKMVGVLQSVCVWCNTRFQHFGTAEQQNDSVGFICPACKDKTSGHLGTLNNGSLL; encoded by the exons ATGTCCATGCACACCAATTTTGGTAGCTTGACCTCTTTGGTTCGTTCCGTTGAAGGTGGTCCAATGAGCAGACTTATTCAAGATCAG TGCGATTTGCAACTTGGATTTGGTGCACAGAAGCAGCAAATATATCCTAGTTTTGAGGAGCACCTTCGGATGGCCTCAGCTGGAGCTCCGCAGTTCGGGAACATGGGCAGACACAATCCTATGCCTGTGCATGTGCCCGTGCCCGAGCCAACACTGATGCTAGGGTATGAGCCAACGTTGATGCTGGGTTATGCACCGCAGTTCGGGAGCTGCCCTCCGGTCCAGTTAGGTTGGGACCTGTCCAAGATGGTTGGCGTGCTCCAGTCCGTATGTGTGTGGTGCAACACAAGGTTCCAGCATTTTGGCACGGCCGAGCAGCAGAACGATTCTGTTGGCTTCATTTGCCCCGCGTGCAAGGACAAGACATCTGGTCATCTTGGCACACTCAACAATGGTTCATTGCTTTAG